A stretch of the uncultured Trichococcus sp. genome encodes the following:
- the prmC gene encoding peptide chain release factor N(5)-glutamine methyltransferase: MGQSKELSYQQALQNGVLFLEQNEKSPLAAERLLLDRLGWTKTDLLMHFADPITDQEYNQYLSDIKEYVAGKPIQYIVGVEWFYGYPLKVTEATLIPRPETEELVQRALQCLEGKGPQKVLDIGTGSGAIAIAMKKERPQDEVSATDLSEEALAVAKENAKQLDADIRFLQGDLLEPVQLETFDCILSNPPYISEDEISLMDRSVLEYEPHSALFADHDGLDLYQKMAFTLPFHLKTDGCLFMEIGFNQGEKLLELYKKAFPDKTVTIEKDLSGLDRMLIVK; this comes from the coding sequence ATGGGTCAATCTAAGGAACTCAGTTATCAGCAAGCTTTGCAGAATGGTGTGCTTTTTTTGGAACAAAACGAGAAAAGCCCACTGGCTGCTGAAAGGCTGCTTCTGGATCGACTGGGTTGGACGAAAACGGATCTGCTGATGCATTTTGCCGATCCGATCACCGACCAGGAATACAATCAGTATCTCAGCGACATCAAAGAGTACGTCGCGGGTAAACCGATCCAATATATCGTAGGCGTCGAATGGTTTTACGGGTATCCGCTGAAGGTCACGGAAGCAACTTTGATTCCGCGTCCGGAAACGGAAGAACTTGTGCAACGGGCTTTGCAATGTCTCGAAGGGAAGGGGCCGCAGAAAGTCCTGGATATCGGGACCGGCTCCGGCGCTATTGCCATCGCGATGAAAAAGGAACGCCCGCAGGATGAAGTGTCGGCTACGGACTTGTCGGAAGAGGCTTTAGCAGTCGCAAAAGAGAATGCCAAGCAGTTGGATGCGGACATCCGTTTCCTGCAAGGGGATCTGCTGGAGCCCGTGCAGCTGGAGACGTTCGACTGCATCCTCAGCAATCCGCCCTATATCAGCGAAGATGAAATCAGTTTGATGGACCGCTCCGTTCTGGAGTACGAACCCCATTCGGCCTTGTTCGCTGACCACGATGGATTGGACCTTTACCAAAAGATGGCGTTCACGCTTCCGTTCCATTTGAAAACAGACGGCTGTCTGTTCATGGAAATCGGCTTCAACCAAGGCGAAAAATTATTGGAACTCTACAAAAAAGCTTTCCCGGACAAAACGGTCACGATCGAAAAGGATCTGTCAGGCCTCGATCGCATGCTGATCGTAAAATAA
- the prfA gene encoding peptide chain release factor 1 gives MYDQLDAFIIRYEELSELLSDPEVLSDTKRFLELTKEEAGLREKVSTFKRYKEVEGEIADTEELLSENLDDDMAAMAKEELGDLKKEKAELEERIKVLLLPSDPNDDKNIIMEIRGAAGGDEAALFAGTLFTMYSKFAESQGWRVEVMDANITGIGGYKEIILMISGQGAYSKLKYESGAHRVQRVPETESQGRVHTSTATVVVMPEAEDVELNIEDKDIRTDIYHASGAGGQHVNKTASAVRLTHLPTGIAVAMQDERSQIKNREKAMKILRTRVYDKISSEAQSEYDATRKSAVGTGDRSERIRTYNFPQNRVTDHRIGLTLQKLDTILSGKLDEVIDALIMADQTQKLESLNNGSI, from the coding sequence ATGTATGATCAATTAGATGCATTCATTATCCGTTATGAAGAGCTTTCCGAGTTGTTGAGTGATCCGGAAGTCCTTTCCGATACAAAACGATTCCTGGAATTGACCAAAGAAGAAGCGGGGCTACGCGAAAAAGTTTCGACCTTCAAACGTTACAAAGAGGTCGAAGGCGAAATCGCCGACACCGAAGAGCTGTTGTCGGAAAATTTGGACGATGACATGGCGGCTATGGCTAAAGAAGAATTAGGCGACTTGAAGAAAGAAAAGGCCGAACTTGAAGAGCGCATCAAAGTCCTGCTGCTACCCAGCGACCCGAACGATGACAAAAACATCATCATGGAGATTCGCGGGGCTGCCGGAGGGGATGAGGCTGCTTTATTCGCGGGTACGTTGTTCACGATGTACAGCAAATTTGCGGAAAGCCAAGGCTGGCGCGTCGAGGTCATGGATGCGAACATCACCGGCATCGGTGGGTACAAAGAGATCATCCTGATGATCAGCGGCCAAGGTGCCTACTCCAAACTGAAATATGAAAGCGGCGCGCACCGTGTCCAACGTGTTCCGGAAACAGAGTCGCAAGGGCGCGTGCACACGTCCACTGCTACTGTCGTCGTCATGCCGGAAGCGGAAGATGTCGAATTGAACATCGAAGACAAAGACATCCGCACAGACATCTACCATGCCAGCGGAGCCGGCGGACAGCACGTCAACAAGACGGCATCAGCGGTCCGTTTGACTCACTTGCCGACAGGAATCGCTGTTGCCATGCAGGATGAACGTTCCCAAATCAAAAACCGCGAGAAAGCGATGAAAATTTTGCGCACGCGTGTATACGATAAAATCTCTTCAGAAGCGCAGTCCGAATATGATGCGACGCGTAAATCCGCAGTCGGGACAGGCGATCGTTCTGAACGGATCCGTACCTACAACTTCCCGCAAAACCGTGTTACGGATCACCGTATCGGCTTGACGTTGCAAAAGTTGGATACGATTTTGAGCGGAAAATTGGATGAAGTCATCGATGCGCTGATCATGGCAGATCAAACGCAAAAATTGGAGTCCTTGAACAATGGGTCAATCTAA